In Candidatus Equadaptatus faecalis, one genomic interval encodes:
- a CDS encoding orotidine 5'-phosphate decarboxylase, whose translation QKRVMTPEQAKLAGSDFIVVGRPITAAQNPVAAYNRCIKEFIG comes from the coding sequence CAAAAACGCGTAATGACGCCGGAACAGGCGAAACTCGCAGGTTCTGATTTCATAGTCGTGGGCAGACCGATAACGGCCGCGCAGAATCCTGTCGCGGCGTATAACCGCTGTATAAAAGAATTTATCGGATAA